Genomic window (Vitis riparia cultivar Riparia Gloire de Montpellier isolate 1030 chromosome 4, EGFV_Vit.rip_1.0, whole genome shotgun sequence):
ggtcttttcatatttcatatcattttcattaattatgtaatttttatgaatcaaatcttaatttttgggtccaaCTAAGCCAAAAGATGATTGTCCCTAAAAAATAAGGTGAAACTTGACTCGGAGGTAACACAGAGGAGGCAAAAGAAATTGATAAGTCGGTTTTGATCCACTTAACTTGTCATgtcaaattcaaaagaaaaaaaaattgagataatcgatcgagaacaaaaaaaagttgaatagTTTTGAAATTATGGTAATATTACCATTGAAGTACATGTGACTGAGATTATTTTTCTGAACTTGTACGTATTCTAAGACCTGAAAGTTTAGCttctcaaaaattatatatacttgtttatgtaatataaataaaatattatcgtttcatttttcttttttataattttaattttccactttttattttcaaacgTGAGTTAATCACATgaagagaaaataattgaaaaaaagataaaaataaatttttatcctttattatagctaaaattcatttataaacctttaataaaattataacttttaatattatatatgtaatgACCAGCATTTAATCATGTaagatattatttgttttaattctttacaaaaaggtcATCGTGACTTTAAAATATCTCTTAACTTTATTCCATTTCCCATTTGattttgaacttttattttttattttttattttttatttcacaacCCACCACCTagcacattttattttatttcaaatggtTATACACTTTTcgttatcattttatttatttatttacttattttgaatttttttagttgtttagGTCTACCTATTTCAATATTCAGATTTTCCCTATTTTTATCAATAACTTAatctatattcataatttttcaaactttttgatCTAAAAGCTAAATATATAAACCCTAATTTAGGTTGAgatctttaaaatattcaaaattaattaaaaatgtaaattaataattcaaatattaaaatttttacccATAAAGTTGATTTTCAGATCCCAAACATCATAaacattcaaatttttaatcataatgGTGCCCTACATTCTTTATCTCCCTCCCATCTCTATGTAAACAGGTTTTATgaataaagaagataaaaaatatataatttatacgtaaaacttttaaaagcaaaaattaacttttatacccttatcaaattaattctatttatttatttattttcaaaattatgaatttaccACTAAATTAGGTTTAGGTAGTTgcaatatatatgtatatatttctttttttgtaaaaagcaaagagattaaaaaaattcaaataaatttaaaagagattgtaatttatttatttattaataacaataaaaatatttttagaatattattttaattaaaaaaatgaaaaactcgATATTATTCTGTTGAGGTACTTATGGacatttaagaaaaaagatGGTTAATTTATATGACCATTTCAAATTAGTTGAAATATGATATGGGCATTTGTGGAAAAAAGCGTTGGTTTGAGGGGCAATTCTGAAATTGTAGGAAGGTTATGGTTGGAGTCCATTTTCAATGATTATTTGATCTCATTGTGTACTTGTCATGAAAAGCAAATTTTGGGGtgctaatatttttatttttttggaaataacGTATACTTGCGTGATTCTCCCAAATATAAATCCAAATAGAATCTGATCTCTGGTCGATTTTTAACCCAAAGGCTGACTGGCTCAGTACAGCCTGAATTGGATCCGACCAACGCATGTCGCACTCCTACAGTCCTACCTCAAGGCGACAAACTCATCCTGACACGACAGATTGACACCCTAAGAACGAAACCGAATTTTAATGCGAGGGTGCCACTATCCCAAAAACACCGGGCCCTAGGCGCAGTCCAATCAAACATTGAGTTGGGCCGGTCCACTTCAAATTGAATCGGAAATCATGGGATGGGCGAAGCAGCTGGGCCTGTCACGTTTGCATGAGTGTTGGCCGACAAAGCATGGTTCACAGCAAATCGACGGTTTCATCTACCGTTCCAAACGTGGGTCCCTTTCTCCCAAATTTTAATACAACTTCATGTGCGTTGATCCATTGCATCAATCCTATTAGAATACATCAACCACAGTCCACCTGTGTCGCACTGGAATACGCATAAGTTCTAACACTTTCATCCAAACAAGCCTTTacttggatttttcattttcagataattagaaacacttttgacAATAATAACcaacaaaagagaagaaaaaaaaaagataaaaaaagaaaaagaaaaatcctctACTTAATTTCCTTCCCCCTGTAAATTTCATACACGTCAATTTACAATCTATCATCTCACACCAGGCGAATTAATGGGCATAACCATCCTTGGAAACAAAAGGTCAGACAAATTTGATAAACTGCGAGCCACGGTCGAAATACCACCTATGATCACATGACCGGCACGGGCATGGCCGTATCCATGGAACTGCTAGCAGTTGAGTCACGGTTATCCCCCGGCGACGCAGATTTCTTTATGAACTCTATGCAGTCGGCAACGGCTTCGCTGTGGTGGGGTTCATTTGGGTAGTAAGACCGCGGCACGTCGCGGGATCCACTATGGCTTGTGGCCTTAGACAGAGCAGTCAACATGATCAACCGAAACACCGCTTCCCGGAAACGTTCCAGAAGCGACATCGCTGGCGACAACCGGTTGTTGGTGGTGGTGCTGCTGCTTTTGCAGGAGGTGTTGCCCCTCATGAGCCTAGGGATGCATAAGTGGCTCTTCATCATGTTCCTCCTTCTTCCTTTGGATTTCTCCATCTTGGCGGTGGGCGTTGGTCTTTGTTAATAGGCTGTAGGAAGGTGAATGAGAATCCACGAGACAGCTCTTATATTATTACTCTATATGCATTGGTTGGGCTGAGGCTGCGAGCTTCAAATATAATCTGGCTGACTGGCTCTAAAGCCTATATGCAACGCATATGGCTTGTGGCCGAGCCTCTAGAACTTTCGTCTTTTCTGCCTAGGAGGTTTTATCCAGTAGCAGCCTGCCACATAATAGGAGCAGACTTGTAATTTGccttttcattcttttaaaatttctaatggCCGCTCACCCTGATGGTTTAATCATGATGATCAAATGGGCCTTCTGACTTCTGTATTAGGATGTTTGGTGTGGGACCCTGAACTTACAAAGAAACCGCAAGCTGTCAGAAACTTCTGCTGGAAACGCGGGAAAATCAGTGGTTAGTCAACACTCATCACAAAATCAtctttttgataatttaattagGTATGGTAAAAATTAGAGGCTAGATTAAGatataaattaccaaaatatataGATGGTATTTTTAATTGGTCACGCTTTCCTATCTTGGGGGTGAATGTCATTGGAAActgaaatgaattttaaaattgaatttttttagacTACGGTTTAAATATGTCTTACAAGGAGAGATTCGGTTCTAAACGCAATCTGACAAACAAATTATTTTGTagtcatataaatattaaaatatatgcGGCTGATGAGCCAAGGCTTGAAGGATGGAAGGGAGTTAGCGAAATTTGTCCTGAGGCGGCAGAGTTCACATGGGAACATgtgcatatatattttaatttgggGTAGTTAATGAGCTTACACTCATGCATTCACTGCCACATCTTTATTCAATTCAACCGACTTACCGACCATCGAATTCCTCTTGTTGGTGTTGGAATACGACATTTCATTTAATGTATAATGTTCTCCCACAGTCCCATCACGTAGCCATTTACACTCGCAGAGTTCTGGCCTATGTGCTGGGTACATGAGCAAATGGAGTGCCAGAGATGGAGGCTGCATTTAAACTATGGTACGCGATGGTGAATCCCCACCATGCTTCCCATGGGATTTGCTGTCGGTCTGTTCTTCTTCTTTCGTTGAATCGCATTCAATTCCTTGTTCAATTTGATTTGACTCTTCgcagttaatttttttattttttatgattgaaatgaCAAAACATCTTCCTTAACAGGAATGAAAATTCCAAACACAATTCATCCACTTTATTAGGTCACTCCCTCCTCAGGCATTGCCTTGATTTTTCTTCCCATGCAGCCCATAACGAAATGTCGTGAACTAAATCTGATAGGGGTCGGGCTAAAGCCTAAGGGTCTTggcttctcttttttcttgggAAGATCCATCCCATTAAGGGCATCAAGGGCTTCTTTTTCGCTTTCTTCTGAAGCGGAGGTTTCTCTTGTACTTCACTACTACTGTCATGGTTGGTAATGATTCGAGTGACGGAAGGGGGACTTGCAAATGTGACGTATCTCTTCTTTTGGAACTCCTCTGCGTCTTCAGTTTGTGTGTTTATTTCAATCTTGGTGGCATTTTCAATGAATTTAAGGTCTTCCAACTCGGGATCAACCAGCTGTTTATCAAAGTTTCTTGACTTCAACTTGATTAgctctctttttgtttcttccaGCTCTTCTCTCAGAGATCTGAGACAATTCACCATCAAGTCACCTTCTTCTCTGGCCTTCTGAAGGCTTTGCTTGGTTTCTTCGAGTTCAGCTGTCACTGCTCCATATCTGGATTGAACTTGTGCATTTTCACCTGCCCTGTCTCTCATCTATCAATTCAACCAAGATGCATTAAAAATATCCCCATTCACACCATCTCTCACAAGTAAAAAACTGAAGATTTTCTAATTGAAGAGTTCATTTTGACAACACAGATGCAATTTTGATGGAAAATGCTAAATGGCCCAAATGGCTTTCTTCCTCTGCTTCTTCAAATAAACCATAAAGAAACATTTTCTTTCTACATAGATATTGTCCTAGACTCATTAATTTCCCAGATGGATATGAATATCATACACAGTGACTATTTCCTAATATACGAAAGAAGCTTATCTTATTCtatatgaaattataataaagtaattacccaattaaaaataatgtaagaTTAGATATCCAACTGGGTTAACCCTGTTTTAGAGCAAGGGTTTAAGTAGCTGGCTTCATTTCAAACTAGAACCAGGGGTTTCAACTTTCAGTGAGATTGATAGAGAGTGCATGAGTGATGAGAGTGGACCTCTTTGAGCTTGTTGGCATATAGCTCTCCAGCAAGAACTCTTTCTCCAAACAGCATAACTGCTTCTTTAACCGACCGGAAGGGTGCCCTGGTGTCAATCTCAGCCCGTCCCATCACTACAACTCCCTCTGCTCTTTCCATGCTTCCCAGTGAATGGCTCAAACGCAGAGATGCGGATGAATGAAGATGGCGACAAGGATTTCTCTTTATATGTACAGTGGAGGAAGTGGGAGAAGAAAGGTCGTTAGTAATGGCGGGGGGTGATTTTGGTTGGTTAAAGAAACTTAATGCAATCATGGGGCCACTTTCTTCGCGTCCAATTCACTGGTATTTTGTTAATTGACTGTGACGCCGGTGGTTGAACCATCTTCATTCGTTAGATCCAATGTCACCATCCGACTCCGGTCGGACTCATGGGCCGGGTCGAAACCAAGCCCATCCCAATGCTGGTCCATCATTGTGAatctcaaaagaaaaaagaaaaggaaagatgtCAAGAACAGTCGGTCAAAACCCCAATCTTCATTCAAATCAACGGTCAGACCTGACAATAACCGTCACAATAAGCTTTCGTTCTTGGCTTCCTGggaaaaaaggagagaaaacagagcaaagctgaaaaaaaaaaaaaaaaaaaacccattttaaTTTTACTCAATAATggtaatttttcttcttttttttctttccttttttcctttttggatttGATGCTGAGTGGAACCTGAaattctgatttttcttttcccacAAATTGTGGCAGATCCGATTCATATTGTTGCAGAACAGGCAGGGAAAGACTCGATTAGCCAAGTACTACGTTCCTTTCGAGGAATCCGAGAAACACAAGGTCGAATACGAGGTGGGTTTCTTCTTTCCGATCTctctctttgtttatttatttattttttctttctcaactggtttaaattttgttgttctttggttcaaaattttcattctttgcAGGTTCATCGGTTGGTGGTCAACAGAGATCCCAAACATACAAACTTTGTAGAGGTAAGCAATTTTTAATTCACTGCAGCAAAATTCTTATGCAGTATTTCATTAGACAATGTATTATCCCTTCTCATTTGATTAACACTTTGCTTTAACGAGTCTTAGTTGTATATATTGTTCCTAGTTGTAATCAGCTTAAAGAATTGATTAAGGGAAGGTGTGGCACACCAtgaattttccctttttggtaGAAGCTTGGAGGGGGTGGATAATTCTGATTCTATCGATTTTAGAGGTTGCAGGTGTAGGCTCAATGTATTGTACATTTCTAGGTTTGGAAGGATGAAAAATTTATTAGTTGGTAGGTTATGTAGATGGTTCTTGTGATATTTTGatggagcattcttcaaatttccatggaGTAATTGGTTTTCATGGTAAGAATGACTTTAAAACCCCCAAATTGTTGTTTGAagattctactttttttttcatctcctGGTTATGTTTATGGTATCTATTATTCTgagacattgtttagatgtctCCTATTGATGACATTATTggggaattttttatttttcctgatACCTGCGGCCTGTTTGCTGTTTTGGAATAGCTTTAAGTTGCTTTTGGCTTTAACTCAAAGCTAAAGTTGAAACCAAAAGCTATaattttaaagacatgatattgatattataaaagtttcatCAATCAATGAAACAACTTCCTTATAAGCCAAAACAAGCTTCTAAAGAAAGCAACAAATTTCTGACTCctatattaaacttttttttttaagttctatagactttttctttttgaaaaaaaaaatcactcaaaCATATATAAAGCTCTTATTTACCTTAAAAATATGAGCTTTTTGCTTTTCAGGGCCCAATTCAAACAGGGCCTTGAAGGGAGAGAACCATACTGCCTCATATACTAATTCAACAATTCTTTTAACCTACATTTCTgttgtttttcttgcttttcaTTGTTTGTTTGAGATGAGATACACAGAGATTTAGAGCAGGGGGTCCTTTGTGACTATTTTATTAAATCATTGTGTAGCAGCTGTCCATTGAGCATGATTAAGTAGGAGATTTAATTTTCCTTGCAGTTCCGTACACACAAGGTCATCTACAGGCGATATGCTGGATTGTTCTTCTCATTGTGTGTTGATATCACTGATAATGAGTTAGCATATTTGGAGTGCATCCATCTCTTTGTTGAGATATTGGACCATTTCTTCAGCAATGTGTGTGAGCTAGATTTGGTATTTAACTTTCACAAGGTTAGTGCAATTATGGTTACTTCTTTTTTCTGGTTCTGAATTGTCCTAATTGAATGATAAATGAATATTGCCTACTTATTTCATATCTGTTATTTTGAACTTATGTAATTGATATGATAGCATTTAAGGGCTCTCATCATTCACTTTAATcaatattgtttttcattttttttggataagcaAGCAAAAATCTTATATTAACAGCGCCTTATCAAAAAGAGTGCATCAGAGTACATGGGTCATATACAAGGGCACTGAAAGGCAAGATCAAAACAAGGCAAgcaatatacaaaaaataaataacccaTCCCTTACACAATGCCCAAATAATCAACTAGGTCTACCATAGACATGTTGTTTCATTTAAGCCACCTCACCCACTTAATTGATATTGTTGACATGACAGAACACTCTTATCAGATTAGGGTCTCCCACATAGCATTTTTATCACAATACAAATTCTCTTAGTTACGAGAAAAGGTCATGAAATATTTGTTTTGGGTCATTGCATATGAGTCTAATGTCTCCATGAAGgaatttggaaataaaattgaactttaTGTTGCATACTTCTTATTTTCACTTTCTCTAAAATTTCCTTTATCTTACCCCACCTTTGGCTTTGCACTACAAGAAAGTGTAGTACTTAATTATTTCACTTGTTGTCTATGAAAAGATATGTTGGCATATCTTTGATCACTTAAGAGTCTGTTTTGGGACATTATTTAGAacaactttgaaaaataattatctaagatcctgtttggtaactattttttaaaataattttatgttctctaaaacaaaaaaaaatagaaaaacatgtttgacaatcaaaaaatagaaaacatgatgtttttaaaaatatcttttagttgttttcacttttttttagggttgttttaaaaaataattatacaaatatggagaatgattaaaagaaaaaaatctacatataaaacatatctaaaaaatagaaaacaagttaagAACATTTTAGGTTCCcaacaaacttttattctacaaaacatgaaagaacaattttcaaaaattgttttgaaaaacacttctgaAATAGAGTTGAAGGCCTTGTTTGACAACTGTTTTCGGGAACAACTCTTTTttctccaaataaaaaaaaaaaaaacaagaaaacacatttgatcatcaaaaaatggttttctgttttctgtttttaagaatataaaataaagtatttttaaagaatatcttttagttgttttcatttgttttatgagggttgttttaaaaaataattatacaaacatagagaataattaaaaataaaacactaaatataaaaattatttttaaaacatatttaagaacATTAAAAActggttaaaaatatttgaagttcctaaacagacttttgttctacaaaacattataaaatagttttctgttttaaaaattattttttagaactgttttttaaaacagttaccaaataagGCCTAAAACTTTTTAAGAAGTCTGTTTAGGAACTTTGAATGTTctttaacctattttttgtatttttagatATTCTTAAAGATAACTTTTTATCtttaatgctttattttcaatcCTCTTCCacatttgtacaattattttgtaaaacaacCCTTAggaaacaagtgaaaaaaactaaaaacaattaaaatatgattttaaaaaatatcctattttcataacaattttcaaaaacttgttTTGGGAACAATCGATAACCAAACTTGTTTaatgttctttttgttttcaaaaatgaaaaaaaaaaaattgttcttgagAACAGTTTCTAAGgacctgtttggttgctgtttttgaaaactattctggaaaatagtttttgagaatagctttttgtgttttcagaaaaaaaaaaaaaaaaaaattgtgtttgggaaccGAATTCtgtaaaacagtttttgttctcaaaaaaaaaaaaaacatgtttggttgagttaataaaaaagtttttaaaataagtaaaacaaaaaacatatttgaaagttattttttttaattaataaagtgttttcttccattaacttgatattataaata
Coding sequences:
- the LOC117912001 gene encoding WEB family protein At2g17940; amino-acid sequence: MERAEGVVVMGRAEIDTRAPFRSVKEAVMLFGERVLAGELYANKLKEMRDRAGENAQVQSRYGAVTAELEETKQSLQKAREEGDLMVNCLRSLREELEETKRELIKLKSRNFDKQLVDPELEDLKFIENATKIEINTQTEDAEEFQKKRYVTFASPPSVTRIITNHDSSSEVQEKPPLQKKAKKKPLMPLMGWIFPRKKRSQDP
- the LOC117912002 gene encoding AP-2 complex subunit sigma-like, which encodes MIRFILLQNRQGKTRLAKYYVPFEESEKHKVEYEVHRLVVNRDPKHTNFVEFRTHKVIYRRYAGLFFSLCVDITDNELAYLECIHLFVEILDHFFSNVCELDLVFNFHKVYLILDEFILAGELQETSKKAIIERMGELEKQE